Proteins from a genomic interval of Paraconexibacter algicola:
- a CDS encoding DUF429 domain-containing protein yields the protein MRYCGIDVSAKPGNQQLVTLHERRATDRTVELVTTFYAPGDVDAVVRTVLGFGRGEVVVAIDAPVGPRLDLLAAGEPLREQLALPTGRYERSRVCDALLFQRKLPLYPVPAVGQALAQWETWMTQGFALFDALTDLGIYRPPAHGRVMAPVGDGAVQHGRVVETYPDAVFCALLGHRPSPKRTPWGLQQRIAALKLRGVVDADGGLWHRTLDELDACAAAYAAYTLATGAGSWVGDPREGVILLPVPELADSYEKLPPPERAALA from the coding sequence ATGCGGTACTGCGGGATCGACGTGTCCGCCAAGCCCGGCAACCAGCAGCTCGTCACCCTGCACGAGCGGCGCGCCACCGACCGGACCGTCGAGCTCGTCACGACGTTCTACGCCCCGGGGGACGTCGACGCGGTCGTCCGCACCGTGCTGGGCTTCGGCCGCGGCGAGGTCGTCGTGGCGATCGACGCGCCCGTCGGGCCGCGCCTGGACCTGCTCGCCGCCGGCGAGCCGCTGCGCGAGCAGCTCGCCCTACCGACCGGTCGGTACGAGCGCTCCCGCGTCTGCGACGCGCTCCTGTTCCAGCGCAAGCTGCCGCTGTACCCGGTGCCCGCCGTCGGCCAGGCGCTCGCGCAGTGGGAGACGTGGATGACGCAGGGATTCGCCCTGTTCGACGCGCTCACCGACCTCGGGATCTACCGGCCGCCCGCGCACGGACGGGTGATGGCGCCCGTCGGCGACGGCGCCGTGCAGCACGGCCGCGTGGTCGAGACCTACCCCGACGCGGTGTTCTGCGCCCTGCTCGGGCACCGCCCGTCGCCCAAGCGCACGCCCTGGGGGCTGCAGCAGCGCATCGCGGCGCTGAAGCTCCGCGGCGTCGTCGACGCCGACGGCGGCCTGTGGCACCGCACGCTGGACGAGCTCGACGCCTGCGCGGCCGCGTACGCGGCGTACACGCTGGCGACCGGTGCGGGCTCGTGGGTCGGGGACCCGCGGGAGGGCGTGATCCTGCTGCCGGTCCCGGAGCTCGCCGACAGCTACGAGAAGCTGCCGCCGCCCGAGCGCGCCGCGCTCGCCTGA
- a CDS encoding TOBE domain-containing protein, whose amino-acid sequence MSLDEHVPIGTAATALGVSIDTLRRWEKAGRVRFERGPGGRRVLPSAELARLLKERSGAAGRTSARNRLTGVVISVQRDGVMAQVDLACGPYRIVSLMSREAADDLGLEPGVTASAVVKATTVVVER is encoded by the coding sequence ATGAGCCTCGACGAGCACGTCCCGATCGGCACCGCCGCCACGGCGTTGGGGGTCAGCATCGACACGCTGCGCCGCTGGGAGAAGGCGGGTCGCGTCCGCTTCGAGCGAGGCCCAGGCGGGCGGCGGGTCCTCCCCTCCGCCGAGCTCGCCCGGCTGCTGAAGGAGCGCTCCGGCGCCGCGGGACGCACCAGCGCCCGCAACCGCCTCACCGGGGTCGTCATCTCCGTGCAGCGCGACGGCGTGATGGCCCAGGTGGACCTGGCGTGCGGCCCCTACCGGATCGTGTCGCTGATGTCGCGGGAGGCGGCGGACGACCTGGGCCTCGAGCCCGGCGTGACCGCGTCCGCCGTGGTGAAGGCGACGACGGTCGTCGTCGAGCGGTGA
- a CDS encoding ATP-binding cassette domain-containing protein, translated as MLRVELRMALRTHELDVQLDATAEQPLALVGRSGAGKTTVLRVIAGLARPDSGRVRCGDDVWLDSERGTARPPDARRCALLHQEDALFPHLSAWRNVAYGLREVRRGARREAARELLAQLGVAALADVRPAAMSGGERRRVALARALAAAPPALLLDEPFTGLDDRSRDDAHTAVLRALELAAVPTIVVTHDHRDAAALGAEVRVLENGRLLPHVPTGRSQR; from the coding sequence GTGCTGCGGGTTGAGCTGCGGATGGCGCTGCGCACGCACGAGCTCGACGTGCAGCTCGACGCGACCGCTGAGCAGCCGCTGGCGCTCGTCGGCCGCTCCGGTGCCGGCAAGACGACCGTGCTGCGCGTGATCGCCGGGCTCGCCCGTCCCGACAGCGGGCGGGTGCGCTGCGGCGACGACGTCTGGCTGGACAGCGAGCGGGGCACCGCACGCCCACCGGATGCACGGCGGTGCGCACTGCTGCACCAGGAGGACGCGCTCTTCCCGCATCTCAGCGCCTGGCGCAACGTCGCCTACGGCCTGCGCGAGGTCCGGCGCGGCGCGCGGCGCGAAGCCGCCCGCGAGCTGCTCGCGCAGCTCGGGGTCGCGGCGCTCGCCGACGTGCGCCCCGCCGCGATGAGCGGCGGCGAGCGGCGCCGGGTCGCGCTCGCGCGGGCCCTGGCGGCCGCGCCCCCGGCGCTGCTGCTGGACGAGCCGTTCACCGGCCTGGACGACCGCAGCCGCGACGATGCGCACACCGCCGTGCTGCGCGCGCTCGAGCTCGCGGCGGTCCCGACCATCGTGGTCACGCACGACCATCGGGACGCCGCCGCGCTCGGCGCCGAGGTCCGCGTCCTCGAGAACGGTCGCCTCCTGCCCCACGTCCCCACCGGAAGGTCCCAGCGATGA
- a CDS encoding ABC transporter permease has translation MSVLRRGPGFALVAGAALALLLAFLGLPLVAIFVDVPPADLVGALDDPAARDALWLSLETSVIALTLILLVGTPAAWMLATRRFRGRSALLTVVELPLVVPPAVAGVALLASLGPSGIVGGPLGDAGIELVLQKAGVVVALTFVASPFYVRQAIVAFEAVEPRLLEASRTLGAGEARTFLAVGIPVARGGLAAGAALAWGRALGEFGATLMFAGSFRGETQTTSLAIYERFATDFTGALALSAVLVAASAAILLATKLLTPAGTEVRRAAG, from the coding sequence GTGAGCGTCCTGCGACGCGGCCCCGGCTTCGCGCTCGTCGCAGGCGCCGCCCTGGCGCTGCTGCTCGCGTTCCTCGGCCTCCCGCTCGTGGCGATCTTCGTCGACGTCCCTCCCGCCGACCTCGTCGGCGCGCTCGACGACCCCGCCGCCCGCGACGCCCTCTGGCTCTCGCTGGAGACGTCCGTGATCGCGCTCACCCTGATCCTCCTCGTCGGGACACCGGCCGCGTGGATGCTCGCCACGCGTCGGTTCCGCGGGCGCTCGGCGCTGCTGACCGTCGTCGAGCTCCCACTCGTGGTGCCACCCGCCGTCGCAGGCGTGGCGCTGCTCGCCTCGCTGGGCCCGAGCGGCATCGTCGGCGGCCCGCTCGGCGACGCCGGCATCGAGCTCGTCCTGCAGAAGGCCGGCGTCGTCGTCGCACTGACCTTCGTCGCGAGCCCGTTCTACGTGCGCCAGGCGATCGTCGCCTTCGAAGCCGTCGAGCCACGCCTGCTCGAGGCCTCGCGGACGTTGGGGGCGGGAGAGGCGCGGACCTTCCTCGCGGTCGGGATCCCGGTCGCCCGGGGCGGGTTGGCCGCAGGCGCCGCGCTCGCCTGGGGGCGGGCGCTCGGTGAGTTCGGGGCGACCTTGATGTTCGCGGGCTCGTTCCGCGGAGAGACGCAGACGACGTCGCTGGCGATCTACGAGCGCTTCGCCACCGACTTCACCGGGGCGCTCGCGCTCTCCGCGGTCCTGGTCGCGGCGAGCGCCGCGATCCTCCTGGCGACGAAGCTCCTCACGCCGGCCGGGACGGAGGTCCGCCGTGCTGCGGGTTGA
- the modA gene encoding molybdate ABC transporter substrate-binding protein has translation MALAVAGCGADGDGTPEIRVSAATSLKTAFTDYADGLDDVDARLSFAGSDQLAGQIRSGVRPDVFAAANAKLPRALFAEGLVERPVAFARNRLVLAVAADERGIRGIDDLTARGRSLAIGAADVPVGDYTRTVLGRLPDATERAVLAAVRSEEPDVGGVVGKIAEGAVDAGFVYATDVRAAGGRLRAITLPASLQPDVVYEVAVVREARDRAAAQRFVDGLLTGRGAAALRRSGFLPPT, from the coding sequence GTGGCCTTGGCCGTGGCCGGCTGCGGAGCCGACGGCGACGGCACGCCCGAGATCCGGGTCTCGGCCGCCACGTCGCTGAAGACCGCCTTCACCGACTACGCCGACGGCCTCGACGACGTCGACGCCCGCCTGAGCTTCGCCGGATCGGACCAGCTCGCCGGGCAGATCCGCTCCGGCGTCCGGCCCGACGTGTTCGCGGCTGCCAACGCCAAGCTTCCCCGGGCGCTGTTCGCCGAGGGACTCGTCGAGCGCCCCGTGGCGTTCGCGCGCAACCGGCTCGTGCTGGCGGTCGCCGCGGACGAGCGAGGGATCCGGGGGATCGACGACCTGACCGCCCGCGGGCGCTCGCTCGCGATCGGGGCGGCAGACGTGCCCGTCGGCGACTACACGCGCACCGTCCTGGGCCGGCTCCCGGACGCCACCGAGCGCGCGGTCCTCGCCGCGGTCCGCAGCGAGGAGCCCGACGTGGGCGGTGTGGTTGGGAAGATCGCCGAGGGCGCGGTCGACGCCGGGTTCGTCTACGCCACGGACGTGCGCGCGGCCGGCGGCCGGCTGCGCGCGATCACGCTTCCGGCGTCGCTCCAGCCCGACGTCGTGTACGAGGTGGCGGTCGTGCGCGAGGCCCGGGATCGCGCTGCCGCACAGCGCTTCGTGGACGGGCTGCTGACCGGTCGCGGCGCCGCCGCGCTGCGCCGCTCCGGCTTCCTGCCCCCGACGTGA